The sequence GCGGATCCAGAGGTCGGCATCTTCGGCGCCGTAAGCGTTCTCGTCGAAGGCGCCGACGGTATCGAGGCAGGTGCGCCGGATTAGCGCCGCGCCGGGGAAGAAAAAGAACTCGCGGCGCACAAGCGCCGCGAGCACGTCACCCTGGCGGCTTGGACGCACCTCGCCAAGCACGCGGGCGCCGTCATCGCTGATTTGCGTCCAGGCCGAATAGACCAGCCCGTACTGCGGATGCTGTTCCAGGAAAGCTACTTTGGCGGCCACGCTTGTAGGAACCAGCAGGTCGTCACTGTCGAGGAAAAGCAGGTACGCGCCCGCGGCGGCGCGCAGACCCGTATTGCGCGCCGCTGCCGGTCCCCGGTTGGTCTGGTGCAGAATGGTGATCCGCGACCGGTATGGCGCCAGCACCGCCTGTGTCGCGTCGGTAGATCCGTCGTCCACCACGATCACCTCGACCGCGGGATAGGTCTGGGCAAGCGCGCTCTCTACTGTCGAGGCGATATACCGCGCGCTATTGTAACTGGGAATAATCACCGAGACGAGAGATGACATAGTGGTAAGACAGGCGCAACGAAAGCATACCTGAGGCTGCCCTTGACCAAATAAACCTGTGGAGGGCGCCTCGCCGCTCGCGCCGGACGCCTCAGCGCCTGACCGCCAGCCGGTGTTCCAGGAAGGCGGGCAGTGATTTCACCATAATCGCCACGACGCCGCGGTTCAGGATCCCGGAGGGGTCGTAGCGCAGGGCCGTGGCGAGGTGGGGAATGACGCGATGCCGGCGTCCGGCGTGGTAGTCGTCAAACGCTGCGGCGAAACGCGCGGCGCTGACCAGCCTGGTACGAAGCCGGAACAGCGGTCGGGCTTCGTCCGGGAGATGTCGGAGAACCGTTTCGATAAACTGGTCGGGATCGAGCTGGGGTTGCCTGGGCGCGACGCGACGCATCTGCGCCATGAACTCCTCAGGTTGTTCGAGAATGGCCGGGTGCAACCTCAGGGCTTCGCGCAGATGATGCCGGGCATCGCGAAAGCGCTCCTGGGCGTAGAGACGAAGGGCGACCACTACGCGCGTCTGCGCGCGCATCTGTGGCGCGTAGCGCTCAAGATGGCGTAACGAGGGCGGCAGGTGCGCGAGCATATTATCAATGAACCCCAGCGGGTCGGCGATGTTTGCCCCGAAAGCGCCTTCCACCAGCAGGTTGACCAGAAACCTTTCGTCGCTGGCGAGCTGGGGAATAAAGCTGAGCGCCCGTTCCAGACACCGCTGCGCGGCGTCCCACTGCTTGCTATCATAGTAGCGCCAGCTCAACCAGAGGCAGGTGGTGCCATAGGCGTCGTTCCGGCGCGCCTGCGCCGAGGCTGGCATAGCCGGATCGGCGAACAGGTCGTCGAGCATGGCCATGGCGTCGCGCTCAACCCGGGCCACATTTGACATATTACTGCCCGGCGTCATCCGGTAGGCGCCCAGTGGTTCCTGGACACAGGCAAACCTGTAGCCAGCGAGACTGATCCGCAGCCACAGGTCCCAGTCTTCGACGATCAGGGGGCGGTAGCCGCCGACGCGCTCGATACATTTCCGTCGCATCAGCGGCGCCCCTGACCAGATCGGGTTCAGGACGATCAACTCTTCCAGGGTGCCGTCAGGCAGAAAAGTGACTCTCTCCAACTTCTGGCCATGGCGGTCTATCATGTAGTAGCCGCAATGCACCAATCCGATCTCCGGTCGCTGCTCAAGCACTCGCACCTGACGCTCAATCTTGGCTGGCAGCATGAGATCGTCATCATCCAGAACGTTGATATAAGCGCCCCGCGCTACCCTGAGACCGGCATTGCGCGCCGCCGCGCCGCCCTGGTTGGTCTGCCGGATGTAGGTGATCCGGTTGCCGAAGGTCTCAGCGACGGCGGGAGTGTCATCGCT is a genomic window of Chloroflexaceae bacterium containing:
- a CDS encoding glycosyltransferase, with product MPQTSNTPLVSVVIPTFNRSGLLRLAIESVLAQTYPAIEIIVVDDGSSDDTPAVAETFGNRITYIRQTNQGGAAARNAGLRVARGAYINVLDDDDLMLPAKIERQVRVLEQRPEIGLVHCGYYMIDRHGQKLERVTFLPDGTLEELIVLNPIWSGAPLMRRKCIERVGGYRPLIVEDWDLWLRISLAGYRFACVQEPLGAYRMTPGSNMSNVARVERDAMAMLDDLFADPAMPASAQARRNDAYGTTCLWLSWRYYDSKQWDAAQRCLERALSFIPQLASDERFLVNLLVEGAFGANIADPLGFIDNMLAHLPPSLRHLERYAPQMRAQTRVVVALRLYAQERFRDARHHLREALRLHPAILEQPEEFMAQMRRVAPRQPQLDPDQFIETVLRHLPDEARPLFRLRTRLVSAARFAAAFDDYHAGRRHRVIPHLATALRYDPSGILNRGVVAIMVKSLPAFLEHRLAVRR